A segment of the Aridibaculum aurantiacum genome:
ACACATAGTGACATAGGAGGTTAGGGAACAGTAGGGAAATCATTTGCTATGCGTTCTACTGTTTCTATAATCCTATGTGTTCCAATTCTTGTTCAACACATAGAGACATAGGAGGATAGGGAACAATAGGCAAAACAATTTGTATGTGTTCTACTGTTTCTATTATCCTATGTGTTCAACTTTTCGTTCAATACATAGTGACATAGGAGGTTAGGGAACAATAGGCAAATCAATCTGTATGCGTTCTACTGTTTCTATGATCCTATGTGTTCCAATTCTTGTTCAACACATAGAGACATAGGAGGATAGGGAACAATAGGCAAAACAATTTGTATGTGTTCTACTGTTTCTATTATCCTATGTGTTCAACTTTTCGTTCAATACATAGTGACATAGGAGGTTAGGGAACAATAGGCAAATCAATCTGTATGCGTTCTACTGTTTCTATGATCCTATGTGTTCCAATTCTTGTTCAATACATAGAGACATAGGAGGATAGGGAACAGTAGGTCTTCAATGACCTGTTTCAATTGATTATTTATGGTGGATTTGGAAAGTGTTTCTACCATGATTTCTATATGTTCTATTGTCTCTATGTCTCTATGTGTTCACAAAGTTGTTCAACAAAGAAGCTGCATCATTATGAAATCAGAAGTTTGATTTTTATCTTGATTCATAAATATTTCTCTTGCTTACACAGAAGATCATTGATGACTTAAGCTACAAGGTGATTGGTTGTGCTATTGAGGTACAGAAATCACTTGGTGCAGGATTGTTAGAATCCGTTTACACTACTTGCCTAAGACATGAACTTACTTTGAAAGGACTACACTTCCGTTCCGAAGTGTGGGTGCCTATAAAGTACAAGGGCATTGATCTCGATGCTCAGCTACGCCTTGATCTGCTTGTGGAGGATCTGCTTGTGGTGGAAATAAAGGCTGTAGAAAACCTACTGAACATTCACGAAGCACAGGTTTTGACTTATATGAAGTTGCTGAAAAAGCCGAAAGGAATCCTGCTGAATTTCTGCTCAACAAACATTTTTAATCATGGCCAAAAAACATTTGTAAATGATTATTATGCTGCTTTACCTGATAAATAATTATCCTATGTTTTCTTGAAAATATCTGTGTATCTATGTGGCTAAAATCAAAACAACATGAAGCTTTTTTTAATAGGCATGCCTGGTTCTGGCAAGACTTACGCTGCTGAAATATTGAAGAAAAAACTGAAGATACCTGCTTACGACCTGGATAGCCTGGTGGAGATGATGGAAGAAAAAACCATCACTGAAATATTTGAAGAAGGTGGAGAAGAGGCCTTCAGAAAAGTGGAAGCTAAAATGTTGCGCTTATTCAAAGAGAAGAAGAAATTCATTCTAAGCACTGGTGGAGGAACTCCTTGTTTTCATAGCAACATAGACTGGATGAACAAAGAAGGCCAGACCGTTTGGATAGATGAACCAGTAGAGGTTTTGGCAGAAAGACTTTCAAAAGAGTTGGATCAGCGCCCGTTGCTGAAGGGCAAGAATGAAACTGAACTACGTAACTATCTTGAGCAAACACTGGAAGATAGAAAGCCGTACTACGAGCAAGCTTCGCAAAAAGTATCATCTAAAGAATTGGAAGGATCTGGTTATAAAAAATTAGTAGCTGAATATGCATAGCACGTTCATTAAACTGGCAGCTATACTAGGTGCACTTGCTGTTGCCTTAGGTGCTTTTGGTGCCCATGCTTTAAAACAGCGTGCATCTGAATATGCATTGGACATTTTTGAAACAGGTGTACGTTACCAGTTCTATCATGTGATCGCGTTGCTGGCTGCCGGTATTTTGTTTAGAGAGTTTGGCAACAAGTGGATGATGTATTCAGGATGGCTATTCGTGATAGGCATGTTGTTGTTTAGCGGAAGCCTGTACTTGCTCACGTATATCAAGATAATCGACAAGCCCTCGCTTAATTGGATAGGAGCTATAACACCATTAGGTGGAGTGGCTTTTATAGCTGGATGGATATGTTTGTTGATTGGTGTGGGAACAAAATAATTGCCTGTTTAAGTAGTTTCTTCCTGGTTAATTTGAAACATTAACAACATGTGTTGGCATAGTATTATAACTACTGCCAGCAAAATAGTTGAATGAAAAGATTGATCACATTAGGAGCTTTGGTATTTGCCATTGCCTGCCAACAACAAACCACTAGTGAGACAACTACAGCAGAAGGTGCACCAGATACAGCAGCCAGGAAAGTACCGGATATAAGGCTTGAGTTGTTCATCAGCGAGAGAAAAGTGCATGTATTACGCGGTTCAGATACGCTTCGTAGTTATCCTATAGCAGTTGGTAAATCAACACATCCTACACCAACAGGAGAATTTAAGATCCACCAGATTGACTGGAACCCTGACTGGACACCACCAGATAGTGACTGGAGCAAGGATGAAGATTATACACCGCCGGGTCACAAGGATAATCCAAGGGACGTGTGCGCATCATTTACCAGTCGCCTTATTCCTTGCATGGTACTAAAGACATCAATTCATTAGACGAAGCAGAATCACATGGTTCGGTACGGATGGCTAATAATGATATCATTGAATTGGGAAGATTGATAATGGATGAAACAGGAGAGAGTAGACCTGCTGAATGGTATGACAGAGTACTGCGTGATTCAACAAAAATGGAAACCATCAAGCTCAGGGACTCTATCCCGTTGATAAATAGAAAATAAAAAAGCATCAATATTGAGCGGCTGTCCTTGCAAGGCAGCCGTTTTTATTTACTAAATGCTGGTTGTTTTATCTCTTTCTGCGTTAACCTGCGTGCGACTTTTATACTTTAGTATCAATAAAAAATTACCACTATGGAAATAGGATTTATAGGATTAGGAAACCTTGGAACAGTGATGGTTGACAATCTGCTGGAGCGGGGAAGGCATTTGCATCTTTACAACAGGAGTAAGCAGAAATTGAAAGCATATGAAGGCAAAGCCACCATTCATGAATCCATTGCATCGCTTGCTGAAGCGTGCGATATAATTATCAGCATCGTATCGGATGATAAAGCTGTAGAGGCAATATCACTGGGTGATGATGGACTGGTGAATAACATGAAAAAAGGAGCTGTGCATGTTTGCTTGAGTACTATAGCTCCGGCTACATCGGCAAGCCTTCATGAGGCGCATCAGCAGAAGGGTCTAGAATATTTTTCTGCTACCGTTATAGGCAGACCTGAAGTAGCAAAAGCACGTAATACAACTGTTTGTATGTCTGGCATCACACAGCATAAAGAAGCGGTAGTAGAAGTCTTAAAAGATCTTGGTGGAAAGAACTTTTACGATTTTGGTGAAGATGTAAGAAGTGCTGCAGTAATAAAACTCTGCAACAACTTTTTAATATTGGCTGCATTGGAAGCAATGGGCGAAGCCTTTAACCTGGTGGCTAAATCAGGAGCCGATACAGCAGCTTTTTTCCAGATGATAACAGAAACTTTGTTCAGCGCGCCTATCTATAAGATCTATGGAAAGATAATTGTTGACAAAACATACGATACACCTGGTTTCACTTCGCAGTTAGGGTTAAAAGATACAAAGCTGGCGCTGGCCTTAGCGGAAGAAGTTGGTGCTACTGTACCCATTGCTGATGTTGTGAAAAATCATTTTATCATTAACCACAACCGTGGGAGAAATGGCTACGACTGGACCTCTATCGCAAAGGTGATAGAAGAGGAGAGTAGTAGTTTGTAAACCTGGATGGGGAAGAAGTTTCCATCTGGTTCAACAGGCTGTTCGTGATCATCCTCGCCTGGCTGTTTATCACAAACTGTAGTAAATCAATGAACAAGAGGACCAGGTTGCGCGGAAGAAGTACAGCTGGATGTTGCGGCCCAATACTTGTAAAACTTACATGGAGGAACTTATTTTTCACCAAAAAAGAAGATCATGAGCAATAAGAATGAGAAACATTCAGGAAATGTAGGACTAGACGGAACAGTAACAAATAACAAAGGCGAGAGCCAGCAGAATCCACAAAAAGGTGCAATGGGTGTAAGCAAAAAAGATACAGGTAAAAGGACTAAAGATGAATCACATGGGGCTAAAGAATACGTAGAAAAGAAACAACCAAATAGCATCTAAAACAACAAAAGCCGGGTAATCACCCGGCTTTTGTTTTATTTTAAAAGTATTTACAGGGCCTCTTTCAATGTGATTTCTACTACACCACCTTTTGCTTTATCTCCATGTTTTTTAGTCGCACTTTCACCCTTCAGAACATTCACTGTCTTGATCGCATCTTTATCAAGTTTGTCTATAGCTTCTTTAGTAGCAGCTTTACCATTGATGAAGTATAGAGGTTGATCACCTGCTGAACTGATCACCGTTGCCAAGCCATCAAAATTTTGGTTACCTCCAGATTTCGTGCTGATGATGATAACACCATTCTTACCTTTCTCACCATACTTTTCTGTAGCATGTTCACCTTTTAGTACATCTATACTATTGATACTTTCAGGTGCCATATCCCGCATCACAGAAGCGTGTGTTTCTTTGCCATCAACAATATACAGTGGTGGGTTCTTTGTAACTATTTGCTCTTTCCTTTCTCCAAGAGGGCTCTTCTTTTCTGCCTTATTCCTAGCATCTGCTGGCTTAGGAGAAGTGGCTGAACTACTTTCAGATTTATTACTCGATTTACCTTCGTCTGTAGTGGCCATTTTTTCTTTGATAATGATTTTAGTCTCGGTTTTTTGTGCTTCAGCATGCTGAACAGAAAGGGTTAATGATATGCCCATGCAGATCATAATAGCCAGCCCGCTGATGCGGCGCAGGTAACTGTATTTCGCGTTATTTGAAGTGGTGATCATAAATAAACGTCTTTTGATTTGTGATGAAAAAAATGGATTTATCAAGCCATCGAAACCGTTGCTTTTTGTTGGTACCGCCTGCAAGATCATTTGTGCAAATGCAGCTCCGTCTTGTGAGCGAATGGCTTTTCGATCGGCAAGAAATTCATGGATGGTATTCAACTCACGCCGCATCAGCCAAAAGAATGGGTTCATCCAAAACAGGCATAGCACAATAGATGAGAACATCTTGTCGATGCTATGTTGTTCGCGGATGTGAGTCAACTCGTGGTTCAGCATGCGTTGGCCATTTTCAGAAGCAGGATCTACATCGTGCCGCCAGAATAGCCAGTTGAAAAAAGAGAAAGGTGCTTCAGATAATTTAGTAACGATCAACTGAACATTATTAACCAAAGGCGTAGCAGCATGCTTTCTGTAGATACCAATGATTTTGCCTATACCAAATAGTAGCCTTGCAATAAAGAACAATGAAATTGCTGATCCTATCATAGCTGCTATTTGCCAAAAAGATATAGTTTCTTCTGCTACAGGAGCTGAATAGTTCCATGGCATATTATCCATGTAATAAGCAAGGTTCGCGTTTCCCTCATTTGCTACTACAGGTATGTTTACCAATGGTGCAGCAATAGAGATGGCAATAGCAGCCAGCAGGTAAAAGCGGTTCCACTGGTGGAAGCGTTCGTTGTACAGGGCTAACCTGTAGTAGCCAAATAACAAGCCCGAACAGCAGATCATTTTGATGAGGTATGCTTCCATAGCTACTTCTTTTTTAGTTCTTGCAATAGCATTTCAAGATCAGCGACGCTCAGTTGTTTTTGGTCTACTAAAAATGAAACGGCGTTACTAAACGACCCGTTGAAATAATTAGAAACAAGATTGCCCATTGTTGCGCGGCTATATTCTTCCTTGCTTACCAGTGCACTGTACAGGTTGTTGCGTCCAACAGCTTCTGCTTGTACAAACCCTTTATCGATCAAGATTTTCAGGATGGTTGCCACGGTATTACTATGCGGTTGAGGTGCAGGCATGGCTTCTACCACATCTTTCAGGTAAGAATGATCGCGTTGCCATACAGCTTGCATTACCTGCTCTTCTGCCTTTGTAAGTCCCCGCTCAATCACTGGGTTCTTCTTGTTACTCTTTTTCATTTGGTACCTCTTAATGTCATCCCGGAATGACAAAACAAATGTAACTAAAAAATTAGTTTGTAAACTATTTTATTAGTTATTAAATATTTTCTATAAATGTCGAGCAGGATATTACATTTTGAAATCAGGATAAAGGATGCTGATGATGTTCAACTTTGCCTCGGGCAGGTGTTGTTTGTGTTTAGCCATAAGATCTTTAGCTTTTGCCTGCTGGTCTGTCTTCAGGTATAATGCAGCTAGTTCAATGATGCCATCACCGAAAGCAGGCATATTCTTTTCCAGTCGTTCAAAATGTTTGATTGCCATTTCTGAGTCATCCATAGCATTATAAATGTTACCACGGTACAAGTCAAGGAAAGGGTCTTTATTGATCAGAGCGTCTAATTGATCTACATCGTTTAACGCAGCTTTGTAATCTTCCTGTAGAAAGTGATGATCGATCATCACCAGGTAAAGGTTGGGCTCGTTAGGGAAGCGTTTGGCGAAAGTGTTGATGGCTTCTTTATATGCATCATGGTCTACTTCCGAAAGTATCATAATATTCATCAACTGGAAGTTCTTCTGCTTCTTCAATTCATTAGGAAGGCCATCAAATTTTTCTTTAGCTTCTTCAAATCTTTTGGTAGTTATCATTTTACGCAATTCCAGTATCTCCTTATTATTTGCATCCGCAGTTCTCATGTTGTCCTTGTAGTACGACTGCATTCCAATACTTACATCCGCTAGTGTCTTGCTCATGTTCTCACCTGTGATATAAACATACAAGTCTGCAACTTTCAACTTGTCGCCCCTCCTCACCAGTTCCATATCATGGTAGTTAAGGCCTGAACTGCCATACATCCTGAACAACAGGTGTTGCTCATTGTCTTCTTTATAGTGTTTCACCAGTTCGTACGTTCCTTCCTCACCAAGTAGTTGCAATATCTCGTTTCCCAATTTTCTTTTCTCCAGGCCCTTCGTTATCTCGTTCAATACAGAATTTTCTACTTTGCCTTTTCCTGCGTCTTTCACTCTTTCTCTAAAAGTGGAAGGATCTATAAGATCATTGAAAACAGATGGGTTCTTTTTAGCGAAGCTTGTTTCTATTTCTTTGGCAAATGCTTTTGCTTCCTCATCAGTTACCGGGGGATCTATAACATTACACGAAAGGAACAAGCAATAAAAGGTGATGCTAAACAGTAATTTTTGCAGGAGGGTCATGTTGTTTTGGTTTTAAAGTACCTAATGTATAAAATAATCTTATGTGCGTAGGCTTATACTTGTACGCGAAGAAGGGATATGCTGCCCTTGCAGAAAAAGAAACAGTAGTAGATGAGATCAAGTAAATCCTTCTTCATTCTTAGAACAGGCTTTCTTTTACTGAAGCAATTTTTTTGAAGCATCCCGCTGACAGCCTGCTTTTCGTAATGTTATACATATTGTCTACAGCCATATTAAAGATGTTATTAAATCGTGTTGTGTAGCTGCAGTTATCCACAGGCATAGGCTGGGGCTTTAGGGTATATTTGTTTTACAGTTTGTGTAGCTATGGCAAATACTTTAAGAAAGAAGAAAACTCCGCCACCTCCAGATCCTGAGAAACTGGTTGCAGATAAAGAGGAAGAGGTAACGGTAAAGGAGATTGTGAAGGATGAACGTACTTACAAGATTGCCGGAACGGTGAGCCTGTTGGTATCACTGTTTTTATTTGTGGCGCTTGCATCATATGCTTTTACCTGGCAGGATGACCAGGATAAGGTGCACCAGTTTGGTGTAGAAATATTTAGCGTAGACGATGTAAGGGTGAATAACCTACTGGGCGTGCTAGGTGCTTATGTTGCACATTTCTTTATTTACAAAGCATTTGGCATTGCCTCTTTTCTCTTCTGTACATTCTTCTTTGTACTAGGCGTTAATCTTCTTTTTGGACGCAAGGTTTTTAGCCTGCAGCGAAATGTAAAATATGTGCTGAGCGGGCTGCTGGTAATTAGCGTTCTGATGGCCTTCATTTTTCGCAGTAGTGCGTTCAGTTTTGGTGGAGCTGTTGGCCAACTGGTAAGCGAATGGCTGGTAAAATGGATAGGCAATGTTGGAACAGGTTTACTCTTGCTGGTTACCGGCTTCAGTTATTTCGTATGGCGCTTCAACCCGAAGTTTACATGGCCTGATTACCTCTTCAATAAACCCACTATAAAACCTGCTGCTACCAGCACTGCCGCTTCAGTAGGTGAAATGCATGTAGATGGGAATGGTGAAATAACTGAGACGCCGCTGCATGAAGCAGGAGTAAAAACGGTACACGAACTTTACCTGGAGGAGAAAGAGGAAGCAGATGAATCGGCTAAACTTTATATAGAAAAAGATGTAGCCCATAGCAACAACAAGCTTAAGAACAATGGCAAGGGTGTGGTAGTAATGATGCCTGATGAACCTTCACCTGTTCAGAATGTGCAGCTGGAGATAATTGAAAAGGATGAACCGGAGGAAGAACCGTTTGTTGAAGAAGAGGAGGAGATTGAATTAGGAGAGGAAGTGGTAGCCGAAGAGGAAGAAATGCCTACTAACCAGATTCAGCTGGAGGTTGAGCCAGCTAATATTGTAGAGCTGGTTGAAATGGTAACAGCTGATGCTCCGCCACCGCCAGTATCGAAACGCGTGCATGTAAAACATCCTGACCCGGTGGTAGAGGAAATGGAACTGGAAATAAAAGACACGACCGAGGTAGCCATAGAAGAGGAGGAAGAGGAAATAGTGCTGGCGAAGCCAACCAAGATGGATCCTTACGAGCCAAAGCTTGACCTGCGCGATTATAAATATCCGTCACTTGAACTATTAGAAACACACGGTAGTGAGAAGATCGTGCACGACCCAGTAGAGCTGGAGAATAACAAAAACCAGATCATCAACACGCTCAAGAATTACGACATCACTATACAGCGTATTGCCGCAACCGTAGGACCTACC
Coding sequences within it:
- a CDS encoding L,D-transpeptidase is translated as MKRLITLGALVFAIACQQQTTSETTTAEGAPDTAARKVPDIRLELFISERKVHVLRGSDTLRSYPIAVGKSTHPTPTGEFKIHQIDWNPDWTPPDSDWSKDEDYTPPGHKDNPRDVCASFTSRLIPCMVLKTSIH
- a CDS encoding BlaI/MecI/CopY family transcriptional regulator; the protein is MKKSNKKNPVIERGLTKAEEQVMQAVWQRDHSYLKDVVEAMPAPQPHSNTVATILKILIDKGFVQAEAVGRNNLYSALVSKEEYSRATMGNLVSNYFNGSFSNAVSFLVDQKQLSVADLEMLLQELKKK
- a CDS encoding shikimate kinase; the encoded protein is MKLFLIGMPGSGKTYAAEILKKKLKIPAYDLDSLVEMMEEKTITEIFEEGGEEAFRKVEAKMLRLFKEKKKFILSTGGGTPCFHSNIDWMNKEGQTVWIDEPVEVLAERLSKELDQRPLLKGKNETELRNYLEQTLEDRKPYYEQASQKVSSKELEGSGYKKLVAEYA
- a CDS encoding DNA translocase FtsK translates to MANTLRKKKTPPPPDPEKLVADKEEEVTVKEIVKDERTYKIAGTVSLLVSLFLFVALASYAFTWQDDQDKVHQFGVEIFSVDDVRVNNLLGVLGAYVAHFFIYKAFGIASFLFCTFFFVLGVNLLFGRKVFSLQRNVKYVLSGLLVISVLMAFIFRSSAFSFGGAVGQLVSEWLVKWIGNVGTGLLLLVTGFSYFVWRFNPKFTWPDYLFNKPTIKPAATSTAASVGEMHVDGNGEITETPLHEAGVKTVHELYLEEKEEADESAKLYIEKDVAHSNNKLKNNGKGVVVMMPDEPSPVQNVQLEIIEKDEPEEEPFVEEEEEIELGEEVVAEEEEMPTNQIQLEVEPANIVELVEMVTADAPPPPVSKRVHVKHPDPVVEEMELEIKDTTEVAIEEEEEEIVLAKPTKMDPYEPKLDLRDYKYPSLELLETHGSEKIVHDPVELENNKNQIINTLKNYDITIQRIAATVGPTVTLYEIVPAPGVRISRIKNLEDDIALNLAALGIRIIAPIPGKGTIGIEVPNVRKTVVSMKTLLASEKFQNSVHSLPIAIGKRIDNELFIVDLATMPHLLMAGATGQGKSVGLNAILVSLLYKKHPSQLKFVLVDPKKVELSIYRSIEKHFLAKLPGEEESIITDTKKVVHTLNALCIEMDNRYDLLKEAGCRNIKEYNEKFIARRLNPEKGHQFLPFIVLVVDEFADLIMTAGKEVEMPIARLAQLARAIGIHLIIATQRPSVNIITGTIKANFPARIAFKVSSKIDSRTILDAGGAEQLIGKGDMLINYNGELTRLQCAFVDTPEVDAITDFIGDQRGYPQAFLLPEYVDEKELETKDFDSSSRDPLFEDAARLVVSSQIGSTSLIQRRMKLGYNRAGRLMDQLEAAGIVGPNMGSKAREVQVKSEMELEEILGQF
- a CDS encoding NAD(P)-dependent oxidoreductase, translated to MEIGFIGLGNLGTVMVDNLLERGRHLHLYNRSKQKLKAYEGKATIHESIASLAEACDIIISIVSDDKAVEAISLGDDGLVNNMKKGAVHVCLSTIAPATSASLHEAHQQKGLEYFSATVIGRPEVAKARNTTVCMSGITQHKEAVVEVLKDLGGKNFYDFGEDVRSAAVIKLCNNFLILAALEAMGEAFNLVAKSGADTAAFFQMITETLFSAPIYKIYGKIIVDKTYDTPGFTSQLGLKDTKLALALAEEVGATVPIADVVKNHFIINHNRGRNGYDWTSIAKVIEEESSSL
- a CDS encoding M56 family metallopeptidase encodes the protein MEAYLIKMICCSGLLFGYYRLALYNERFHQWNRFYLLAAIAISIAAPLVNIPVVANEGNANLAYYMDNMPWNYSAPVAEETISFWQIAAMIGSAISLFFIARLLFGIGKIIGIYRKHAATPLVNNVQLIVTKLSEAPFSFFNWLFWRHDVDPASENGQRMLNHELTHIREQHSIDKMFSSIVLCLFWMNPFFWLMRRELNTIHEFLADRKAIRSQDGAAFAQMILQAVPTKSNGFDGLINPFFSSQIKRRLFMITTSNNAKYSYLRRISGLAIMICMGISLTLSVQHAEAQKTETKIIIKEKMATTDEGKSSNKSESSSATSPKPADARNKAEKKSPLGERKEQIVTKNPPLYIVDGKETHASVMRDMAPESINSIDVLKGEHATEKYGEKGKNGVIIISTKSGGNQNFDGLATVISSAGDQPLYFINGKAATKEAIDKLDKDAIKTVNVLKGESATKKHGDKAKGGVVEITLKEAL
- a CDS encoding tetratricopeptide repeat protein, with amino-acid sequence MTLLQKLLFSITFYCLFLSCNVIDPPVTDEEAKAFAKEIETSFAKKNPSVFNDLIDPSTFRERVKDAGKGKVENSVLNEITKGLEKRKLGNEILQLLGEEGTYELVKHYKEDNEQHLLFRMYGSSGLNYHDMELVRRGDKLKVADLYVYITGENMSKTLADVSIGMQSYYKDNMRTADANNKEILELRKMITTKRFEEAKEKFDGLPNELKKQKNFQLMNIMILSEVDHDAYKEAINTFAKRFPNEPNLYLVMIDHHFLQEDYKAALNDVDQLDALINKDPFLDLYRGNIYNAMDDSEMAIKHFERLEKNMPAFGDGIIELAALYLKTDQQAKAKDLMAKHKQHLPEAKLNIISILYPDFKM
- a CDS encoding GxxExxY protein — its product is MLTQKIIDDLSYKVIGCAIEVQKSLGAGLLESVYTTCLRHELTLKGLHFRSEVWVPIKYKGIDLDAQLRLDLLVEDLLVVEIKAVENLLNIHEAQVLTYMKLLKKPKGILLNFCSTNIFNHGQKTFVNDYYAALPDK
- a CDS encoding DUF423 domain-containing protein, yielding MHSTFIKLAAILGALAVALGAFGAHALKQRASEYALDIFETGVRYQFYHVIALLAAGILFREFGNKWMMYSGWLFVIGMLLFSGSLYLLTYIKIIDKPSLNWIGAITPLGGVAFIAGWICLLIGVGTK